Proteins from a genomic interval of Schistocerca piceifrons isolate TAMUIC-IGC-003096 chromosome 3, iqSchPice1.1, whole genome shotgun sequence:
- the LOC124789307 gene encoding uncharacterized protein LOC124789307: MSGKAAYSSPLGPRESISSTGLNFNSFAKPLGQFSPRQFSSPSSSSPSSAQEGDFIPLGYSSPIKHSSQRGRGNWKGSRRSSNSPANSGFSSSCSPYTVNRPQKFSFNRRSRGGHGNSSSTSYSDDISLYVNHSMVEDPWSNLEKKLKNSRNSGASTVLTMSDSDYMGDSQGNQSSTSSDDASS; this comes from the exons ATGAGTGGTAAAGCAGCATATAGCTCACCGTTAGGACCTAGGGAATCAATAAGTTCTACTGGTTTAAATTTCAACAGCTTTGCAAAGCCATTAGGGCAGTTTTCACCCCGTCAGTTTAGTTCTCCATCTAGTAGCTCGCCAAGTTCGGCACAAGAAGGAGATTTTATACCGCTTGGCTATAGTAGTCCTATAAAGCACTCTAGTCAAAGAGGAAGGGGGAACTGGAAGGGGTCCCGTCGCAGTAGTAATAGCCCTGCTAATTCGGGTTTCAGTTCTAGTTGCAGCCCGTACACTGTAAATAGGCCGCAGAAGTTCTCTTTTAATAGGCGTAGTAGA ggAGGTCATGGAAATTCTAGCAGTACGAGTTACTCAGATGATATATCCCTATACGTCAACCATTCTATGGTTGAAGACCCGTGGTCAAACCTTGAGAAAAAGTTAAAGAACAGTAGAAATTCAGGTGCTAGCACCGTACTTACTATGAGTGATTCAGATTACATGGGCGACTCCCAGGGAAACCAAAGCAGCACGTCATCCGACGATGCATCATCATGA